The Salvelinus fontinalis isolate EN_2023a chromosome 7, ASM2944872v1, whole genome shotgun sequence genomic sequence ccttccagactcacattaagcatctccaatccaaaattaaatctagaatcggcttcctatttcgtaacAAAGCCTCCTTAACttatgctgctaaacataccctggtaaaactgactatcctaccgatctttgacttcggcaatgtcatttaaaaaaatagccttcaacactctactcagtaaattggatgtagtctatcacagagccatccgttttgtcaccaaagccccatatactacccactactgcgacctatatactctcgttggttggccctcgcttcatattcgtcgccaaacccactggctccaggtcaactATAAGTCtgtgctaggtaaagctccgccttatctcagctcactggtcaccatagcaacacccacccgtagcacgcgctccagcaggcagGTATACTTCACTGTTCATCCCCAAAGCatactcctcctttggccgcctttccatccagttctctgctgccaatgactggaatgaattgcaaaaatcactaaagttggagacttatacctccctcactaactttaagcatcaactgccagagcagcttaccgatcattgcacctgtacacagctcatctgtaaatagcccacctaactacctcatccccatattgttatttttttctcctttgtaccccagtatctctacttgcacatctatcactccagtgttaatgctaaattgtaattatttcaccactatggcctatttattgccttacctccctaatcttacttaatttgctcacactgtatatagatttttctattgtgttattgactgtacgtttgtttatcccatgtgtaactctgtgtttgtgtcggactgctttactttatcttggccaggtcgcagttgtaaatgagaacttgttctcaactgaccaacctggttaaataaaggtgggaaaaaaagaaaagataAACACAGATAGGCCTTCTTTCCACAGTCCTCCTACCTGCTGTGTATCTTGTAGTTAGATGAGGTAGCGAACTTCAGCCCACATTGTTCACAGGTGTAAGGCTTCTCTTCTCCATGGTACATTCTACAGTGACCCACCAACTGACACTTCTGGGTAAAACCCTTGTCACACTGAGAACATGCAAAAGGTTTCTCTCctagaaaggcagagagacagtTAGGGTCCCACCTGTGTGtatgcttggtgtgtgtgtgtgtgtgtgtgtgtgtgtgtgtgtgtgtgtgtgtgtgtgtgtgtgtgtgtatctcaccTGTGTGTATGCGAAGGTGAGTCTTGAGCTGGTTTCCCTGTGTGAAGGCTCGGGAACAGAAGAGACACTGGAAAGGTTTCACTCCTTTATGGATCCTCATGTGTCTCCTCAGACTACTGATCTCAGAGAACTCTTTTTTACACTCCGCACACACCGGCTTCTCTTTCACCTGTTGGTTCTTCAACCCAGCCTTCCCCTTATCATCTCCCTCGTCCCCCTCTCCATCGCTCAATCTGTTCTCCTTCAGTTTCCCTCTtcctctgcccctccctctctttcctcctctcctctctccactactcatcctcttcctcttgaCAAGTTTCAGTGACGATGGGCTGAGGTCTGTCTGGTTCTCCTCAACGATCTGAGGGTCTGACGCTTCTAACGACAGAtcccttccccttcctctccccctgcctctccccctgcccctccccctgcccctctGGGGCTGGGTGACTTTTGCGTCATCTGGTATGTCGTCATGGCTAGCTGATGTTTGGTTACTTGCCAAGGTTTGGTTTCCAGGTGAGGTCTGGTTTCTAGGTGTGGCCTTGggccttcttcccttcctcttcctGGCTCCTCTCCGGGGGGATGTTGAGGGGcttggggagggaggggtgtaCTCTGgatcttccctctcttcctcctcccccctcattccttccctctcctcatccttctCTACAGAGCCCACTCCAGAAAGGCAGGACAGAGGTTCGATTACCTCTGGGCTGGGGggtaagagagggaaggagggtgaGGGAGCGGAGGGGGTGTGTGGGGCTGACTCTATCCTCGTCTCCTGTTGGCTGTCTGTCTTGTCTATCAGGAGACGCTCCGCCTCCCTCATCCCCAGGAACACTGCTGCTCTCAGCACGGCCTCAGACCCCTCACTGTTATGGTCAACCACAGATAAACAAGAAAGCAATAACAACAGATGAACAACAATATTGCATTATACATAGTTATTGTGACACTTatgatttttatgaataatgacttaagcagggtgcaagtgtgaaacaaatgataagaggagctatcgacagacaagctgtactactgtgttgcttacaggacattctgtccccacccagggatgggagagaccttgggcttgtagtagattgtataacaggtggcagacaatgtatgagtaggagaagacttgtgaactatattgtcatCGTTTCTGAGGGACATTTATGACGAAATGTGAAGTATATAGACCAATGTACGGGAAATGATAAGGagagctctcgtaaataaacatGCTGACTATGGTAGACTGGCCACTGTTTCATTTTAAtaagaaccttacaaattcttagtaacagacagagtattttaattgaagttcagtttatgaacattgagaacaaaaTTCTCATGACAGACACTAAAATTGTGGTGTAGTCGTATTATTCAGGGGAATTGGTGAATAGGGGAGCTTACACACCTTTTGATTTGGTGAATAGTGTTTCCACACCTATTGCTAAATTAGCCTTGCACACACCAGTGTAGTGATGTACtgacctgtcagtgtgtagttcTCCAGTATAGATGTATTTCAGCAGGGTGTCCAGGGCCTGCTCACTGACAAACTCAGGGTTAAGGGTCATGACCCGGTGACCTCTGTCAGGCAGTGCCGAGAAGAACCCGCTGAACGCCGCCAGGACATTACGGTGCGCTTGGAACAGTGTGTCACCCACAACGACCGTGATGTCACACAGAACGTTGCTTTCCCGCTGCCAACGCAGCTGCTCCAACAGGTGCTCGCTGTGGGCCTGCTGTAACATCACTGCTTCGTGCCAGGGCCAAACTGCCTGGAAGATAATTCATTTCAATGGGGTTGTTTAACTATTAGTGCTTTACCTATACTAATAAAACTTTATGGCATTGGAGGTTGTGTGCTTGCAAGGTTGTTTCTGGTTAATTTGAGTAATTTTTCACTGACAGGGCCAACCTCAGACTGACAGTATTTAAAGCGTTTCTCTTTTATGCTAATTTAATATATTACTACCAGTCTTTTTACAACCTTGTCCCGTGTTACTATTTCActtaatttttatttattatttaaatttaactaggcaagtcagttaagaacaaattcttatttaaaatatgGCCTACCAAaatgcctcctgcggggacaggggcaagggataaaaaaaaaatacaacaaaaatataggccaaaacacacatcaaaacaagagagacaacacaacactacataaagagagacctaacacaacaacatagcaaagcagcaacacatgacaacacagcatggtagcaacacaacatggtagcagcacaaaacatggtacaaacattattgggcacagacaacagcacatacggcaagaaggtagagacaacaacaatacatcacacaaagcagccacaactgtcagtaagagtgtccatgattgagtctttgaatgaattgataaaactgtccagtttgagtgttggttgcagcttgttccagtcactagctgcagcgaactgaaaagaggagcgacccagggatctgtatgctttggggacctttatcagaatgtgactggcagaacgggtggtgtatgtggaggatgagggctgcaataGATATCTCAgacaggggggagtgaggcctaagagggttttagaaataagcatcaaccagtgggtcttgcgatgggtatacagagatgaccagtttacagaggagtatagagtgcagtgatgtgtcctataaggagtatTGGTGGCAAGCATTGATCAAGAATATTTAAAACATTTGTACATGTCCATCTTTTCTCTACCAAAATATGTGTCTTATCTATTCATCTAGCTACTATTGCCGTTGTTCTTGTTGGTTCTTTACTTGTCTCTCCCCCAGCAGTATATAGCTACATTTACATAAATACACATACTCACCCTTTATAATAACGTTATTGTTTGGTTGAGAATACCAGGTGTTGTTCTGTTGGGATAAAATTAAGTGATGAAATTAATACACATTACGGTAACACTCATCTCATCGTACTCTGTAGCAACACAGTAGATGCCAAAGTAACGTTAACGTTATGAAAATAAAAGTTCATCACGAATCCTACGATGGCTTACTACACCCACAGGAATCCGCGCAAATCAGCTACATTTTATTTTACCATGATTATATCAATGACATTGTGAATGATTTTGTTTCAATAGCTATTCTTGTATACTGGGCGGTAAACGTTTATGGAGCTTGAAAACATTTACTTAATGTGAAGTTTAGCTAGGTTAGGCCCACTTGGTTGTCGAGGATGAGCGCGCTAACGTTAATAACAAAGGGCTCTTATTTCGAAATGCGACGAGGGGTACGCGGTAAACTACGTGGGGAAGTTTTAAAATGACCGGGCATTCGGTGGCGTAATCACAAGGATACATATAACATTAAAACATATTACATGTAGAAATTAAGCACAGAAACGTGTGTAAAATTACAATACCTTATAATCCCTTTGATTGAGTAGCCATTTTATGATGACGTCAAAGCACGACTAGTCTCGCGAAGTTTGGAACTAGAGCGCAAtagtatattatttatttaatttaaccttttttaactaggcaaatcagttatgaacaaattcttatttacaatgatggcatacCAAAAGcctgggggctgggattaaaaataaatataggacaaacacACATGACGAcaaaagagacctaagacaacaacatagcatggtagcagcacaaaacatggtataaacgttattgggcacagacaacagcacaaagggcaagaaagtagagacaacaatacatcacgcaaagcagccacaactgtcagtaagagtgtccatgattgagcctttgaattaagagattgagataaaactttattgcagctcgttccagtcgctagctgcagcgatggcgtctttttgtgaattttgaagcataTTTGTAATTTTAAACAAACGCTTCATAAATCACGAAGGTAATTTTAATTTAATGatatcatagaacaaaacgtataagatctcctaagcctgtgttaacctctaAACTTATTTTCTGCGTTTATCCCAAAACTATTCTTTCCCCTGAATTAACCAGAGGTAAATCATTTGCGGGTTTTAAGATTATAAAGTGCCGAGCTCTAAATACATTCTCGTCATTTTCTTTGTTACATCCAGATTTTGACATGAAATGGAAAGACAAACACGTTACAACCACATATAGAACAATGATCAAAatatttcaccagatgtataaaTATTAAGCACCCGGAttgcgtttccactcactaccaaatattgTGATGAGGAAACCCAGTGGGAGGTGGATTTTGGCCAACATTCTTCAAATTACATcagtgaaacatttgatctccatacagttttctgtttccaaaactagaatctgtaacAGAGTGAACTGCCTTTTGTATACTTTGCCAAAGTTGAAAAAATTGCTTTGTTTCGGAGCGCAAGGGCAACTTGAGTTATTGTACACTTGCACTTcaaagtaggcgttccctaacggacaTATGCAAATAGATGCCAGAAcacgccaataggatctcactagctAGTGCTTGGCTCTGACCGCCTCCTTGCtagttctgcccactatgattaatttactcccattggaaacgacaggctctagtctatcttgggttagttatcaAAAATCTTCGACCTTACTGTACAAGTCTCTTTATTtaaatgtaaataatattttaaaTTCAAACCAGGGAAAACAAGAATGTTACGAATAAAATTATTAAATGACAGAGTAGACTATGACGTGGCAGTGAATTTCTGTACTGTACAGAACACTATACAGAAATTAGaccaaaaaataacaaaacatgaacaacatTGAGTCCAACCTTTAAAATGTCATTTAAAATGTTCAtaacaaataaatacatattgtaAAACATATTGTAAAATACCTTTTCCATTTAAAATACAACTAGTTGTCCATGTATGATGCCGTATTCCAGTTTATTTAGTTGACAGAAACCTGGAAGGGTTGATGATCAGGGTTTGAGTTGTATTATTGTGCGTATTCATGTTTAAGTCTGTGAGCGTGTATGTTGGTAGTTATGTAGGTAGGTATGCGTGTAGGTTGGTAAGTAGAtaataattccattccagccattacaataagcCTCCTATAGCTCCACCCACCAGCTCCCTCTGGTGTGTATTACAGCGGGGGGAGGCCTATGTGGTGCACATTGCAGTATGGCTGTATGAGGTATCTGGCTGTAGACCAGAAAGTGTTGGTGAAGCTGAGTCCTGTACAGTGGTCGTAGCAGCCGGGGACCATGGAGACCAGGACACCCAGAGGAACCAGGAAACCCAGGGTGAAACCTCCTGCTGCTCGGACACCTCTCACCATATCTGACCACACACCACTCTTCTCCTCTAGCATCTGTTTCTCCTCCTTAatcacctcctcctctttcttctcatccgcctctctttctaccctctcctccactctctgctcctcctctatcttctcctccctCTGCACCTCATCAGAGGAGTCCTCCTGGGGTAGGAAATTAACACACGCATTAAGCAACAGCGTCTCTCCCctagggtgtgtgtctgtgtttgtgtgtgtgcatgtgtgcaaagctgtggGATGGG encodes the following:
- the LOC129859073 gene encoding myoneurin-like isoform X1, whose amino-acid sequence is MLQQAHSEHLLEQLRWQRESNVLCDITVVVGDTLFQAHRNVLAAFSGFFSALPDRGHRVMTLNPEFVSEQALDTLLKYIYTGELHTDSEGSEAVLRAAVFLGMREAERLLIDKTDSQQETRIESAPHTPSAPSPSFPLLPPSPEVIEPLSCLSGVGSVEKDEEREGMRGEEEEREDPEYTPPSPSPSTSPRRGARKRKGRRPKATPRNQTSPGNQTLASNQTSASHDDIPDDAKVTQPQRGRGRGRGRGRGRGRGRDLSLEASDPQIVEENQTDLSPSSLKLVKRKRMSSGERRGGKRGRGRGRGKLKENRLSDGEGDEGDDKGKAGLKNQQVKEKPVCAECKKEFSEISSLRRHMRIHKGVKPFQCLFCSRAFTQGNQLKTHLRIHTGEKPFACSQCDKGFTQKCQLVGHCRMYHGEEKPYTCEQCGLKFATSSNYKIHSRKHSGEKPYVCERCGKGFAQASTLTYHMRSHTGEKPYQCDTCGMAFSVSSSLFTHKRKHTGEAPHKCLVCQRAFITKRELNKHSRIHTEGFLPWSGESEEETQVGESEEETEVGESEEETQVGASEEETQVGASEEETQVGESEEETQVGESEEETQVGESEEETQVGDSEEETQVGESEEETQVGESEEETQVGESEEETQVGASEAETQVGASEAETQVGESEEETQVGESEEETQVGESDEETQVGESDEETQVGESEEETQVGESDEETQVGESEEETQVGESEEETGWRGKRRVRCR
- the LOC129859073 gene encoding myoneurin-like isoform X2; translation: MLQQAHSEHLLEQLRWQRESNVLCDITVVVGDTLFQAHRNVLAAFSGFFSALPDRGHRVMTLNPEFVSEQALDTLLKYIYTGELHTDSEGSEAVLRAAVFLGMREAERLLIDKTDSQQETRIESAPHTPSAPSPSFPLLPPSPEVIEPLSCLSGVGSVEKDEEREGMRGEEEEREDPEYTPPSPSPSTSPRRGARKRKGRRPKATPRNQTSPGNQTLASNQTSASHDDIPDDAKVTQPQRGRGRGRGRGRGRGRGRDLSLEASDPQIVEENQTDLSPSSLKLVKRKRMSSGERRGGKRGRGRGRGKLKENRLSDGEGDEGDDKGKAGLKNQQVKEKPVCAECKKEFSEISSLRRHMRIHKGVKPFQCLFCSRAFTQGNQLKTHLRIHTGEKPFACSQCDKGFTQKCQLVGHCRMYHGEEKPYTCEQCGLKFATSSNYKIHSRKHSGEKPYVCERCGKGFAQASTLTYHMRSHTGEKPYQCDTCGMAFSVSSSLFTHKRKHTGEAPHKCLVCQRAFITKRELNKHSRIHTGGDPAVKQRVTCELCGNTYAGMSSLKKHQERQHLGDVPEGALLHNIPIDHQGMISRDAPSPVPEEPDNHDPEEPDIVEPATPNLSPNPLCVLVEQLHTSSLSFSSPVSPAENIEQIIIIRTLDNDLCPDP